A stretch of the Duncaniella dubosii genome encodes the following:
- a CDS encoding DUF3108 domain-containing protein: MKSKILTAALGLLLFADCATAANPISLVDETLTYDVMYKWGFINKVAGYATMTLRNDGDLYQAAVFAENAPWANKIYMLRDTLYTTMTKNGFYPVSYTYIAHENGKYKKDVLHFRHDGNTFYADAVRYKRKATGGPMTTSTIQLEAQGMTVDMLSSFFYLRTLDFDNMSVGQNVVVNIFSGSKKEKLKITYKGKQDVSLNGRSFPAYYINFTFTRKGVESSQPISGWISMDGQRIPLKVEGSLPVGKVRAIYTGPNP, translated from the coding sequence ATGAAATCAAAAATTCTGACCGCAGCACTGGGCTTGCTTCTGTTTGCAGATTGTGCCACAGCCGCTAATCCTATATCACTTGTTGATGAGACTTTGACATATGATGTCATGTACAAATGGGGTTTCATTAATAAAGTTGCCGGTTATGCCACTATGACACTTAGGAACGACGGCGATTTATATCAGGCGGCCGTATTTGCCGAGAATGCTCCGTGGGCTAATAAGATATATATGCTGCGCGACACTCTTTACACGACAATGACCAAGAATGGATTTTATCCGGTATCGTATACATATATCGCTCATGAGAATGGTAAATATAAAAAGGATGTGCTGCATTTCAGGCATGACGGAAATACATTCTATGCCGATGCGGTCAGATATAAACGGAAAGCGACTGGAGGACCGATGACGACATCGACCATACAGCTTGAGGCCCAAGGGATGACAGTTGATATGCTAAGTTCGTTCTTCTATCTCCGTACTCTTGATTTTGACAACATGTCGGTCGGTCAGAATGTGGTTGTAAACATATTTTCTGGCTCAAAGAAAGAAAAATTAAAAATCACATATAAGGGAAAACAGGATGTTTCTCTAAATGGCCGTTCTTTCCCGGCCTATTATATCAACTTTACTTTTACGCGAAAAGGTGTTGAAAGTTCGCAGCCTATATCCGGATGGATTTCAATGGATGGGCAACGGATACCTCTTAAAGTCGAAGGGTCTCTCCCGGTAGGAAAGGTCAGGGCTATATACACCGGACCTAATCCTTAA
- a CDS encoding bifunctional metallophosphatase/5'-nucleotidase: protein MKKFCLAMAIASSLLAPTSGLGKELTLKIAVTSDVHGNYFPYNFITRSPGDGSLARVATRVNELRDSLGRDRVILLDNGDILQGQPTAYYYNFIKTDAPHLTARMLKWLDYDAETIGNHDVETGHAVYDRYRKDLGSLPLLGANVIDRTTGKPYLQPYTVLDKNGIRIAVLGLLTPAIPAWLPETLWDGLEFEDMVESAGKWVPYIMENEKPDLLIGLFHSGRDFSKMTGEWRENASLLVAEQVPGFDFIFMGHDHTLFNSTANDKVDSSAVILNPANNANHLAEGNVTFILDDNGKVIGKKLSGQLTSLDDIVPNSAFMAMFDSEKNEILDFVNRKIGTSEGDFSVRDAYFGPSAFMQLLHDLQLTISGAEISLAAPLSFDAIIRKGDLHMSDMFTLYKYENMLYTLEMTGRELKDYLEMSYSLWTDVMNSQDDNLLLFSGLRTAAKGDYAKLLNPSYNFDSAAGINYKVDVTKPQGEKITITSMSDGTPFDFDKIYRVAVNSYRGNGGGDLLTKGAGIPHDELKSRVVSSTDKDLRFYLIKEIEKRGKISPEVVSNWKFIPEDFVKDAVRRDRKTLFGD, encoded by the coding sequence TTGAAAAAGTTTTGTCTGGCAATGGCTATTGCTTCTTCACTCCTTGCTCCGACTTCCGGTCTGGGCAAGGAGCTAACACTTAAAATAGCGGTTACTTCTGATGTACATGGTAATTATTTCCCCTATAATTTTATCACTCGCTCTCCGGGTGATGGTTCTCTTGCCCGGGTCGCCACCCGCGTGAATGAACTGCGTGATTCTTTAGGGCGAGACAGGGTTATATTGCTCGACAATGGGGACATATTGCAGGGACAGCCTACGGCATACTATTATAATTTTATAAAGACAGATGCCCCGCATCTGACTGCCAGAATGTTGAAATGGCTTGATTATGATGCCGAGACAATAGGAAATCATGACGTGGAGACAGGTCATGCGGTATATGACCGTTATCGTAAGGATCTTGGCAGTTTGCCTCTGCTTGGTGCGAATGTGATTGATCGTACAACCGGCAAGCCATATCTTCAACCATACACAGTGTTGGATAAAAATGGCATCAGAATAGCGGTTCTTGGGCTTCTCACGCCTGCCATACCAGCATGGCTCCCGGAAACATTATGGGATGGACTGGAATTTGAGGATATGGTTGAGTCTGCAGGAAAGTGGGTCCCATATATAATGGAAAATGAGAAACCTGACTTGCTTATCGGCCTATTTCATTCAGGACGCGATTTTTCAAAAATGACAGGTGAATGGCGCGAAAATGCCTCTCTTCTTGTCGCAGAGCAAGTGCCCGGCTTCGATTTCATCTTTATGGGACATGATCATACATTATTTAATTCCACGGCGAATGACAAGGTTGATTCTTCTGCTGTAATCCTTAACCCTGCTAACAATGCAAATCATCTTGCTGAAGGAAATGTGACTTTCATACTTGATGATAATGGGAAAGTGATCGGGAAAAAACTAAGCGGTCAGCTTACGTCGCTTGACGATATCGTGCCGAATTCTGCTTTTATGGCGATGTTTGATTCAGAGAAAAATGAGATTCTTGATTTTGTGAATAGAAAAATCGGAACATCTGAAGGCGATTTCTCTGTACGCGATGCCTACTTTGGTCCTTCAGCGTTCATGCAACTTTTACACGATTTACAGTTAACGATTTCAGGTGCTGAAATTTCACTTGCAGCTCCTTTGTCGTTTGATGCCATAATCAGGAAAGGTGATTTGCACATGAGTGACATGTTTACTCTTTACAAATACGAAAACATGCTCTACACATTGGAAATGACCGGACGTGAGCTGAAGGATTATCTTGAGATGAGCTATTCGCTGTGGACCGATGTTATGAATTCGCAGGATGATAATCTTCTTCTGTTTTCAGGATTGCGTACAGCTGCTAAGGGCGATTATGCGAAACTTCTCAATCCTTCATATAACTTTGACTCTGCTGCCGGAATTAATTACAAGGTGGATGTGACCAAGCCGCAGGGTGAAAAAATTACAATTACTTCGATGTCCGATGGGACACCGTTTGATTTTGATAAAATTTATAGGGTCGCAGTAAATTCTTATCGTGGCAATGGCGGTGGAGACCTGCTAACCAAAGGGGCAGGCATACCCCACGATGAACTGAAATCTCGTGTGGTTTCATCGACTGATAAGGATTTGAGATTCTATCTGATCAAAGAGATTGAGAAAAGAGGCAAAATATCTCCTGAAGTCGTATCAAATTGGAAGTTCATTCCTGAAGATTTTGTAAAAGATGCTGTAAGAAGAGACCGAAAGACTCTTTTTGGTGATTAA
- a CDS encoding histidinol-phosphatase yields the protein MNIKDIVGSTRAYNLHSHTQFCDGRADMARFVDAAIETGIKHLGFTPHSPIPIESPCNMKKEDVDDYICEFLRLKEEHKGKIELYMSMEIDYLGDCWNAANKYFSELPLDYRLSSIHFIPTQDGLLVDVDGSSKNFIEKMHRYFHDDIKYVVDTFYERTINMILLGGFDMIGHFDKIGLNASAYHPGIEEESWYKKHLDDTIEAIVASNVVVEVNTKAWEAPVGSDEKTIGTYKPRLFPSASTIRRLHNAGVTFAVNSDVHYPERILVGRDPAFRIIDSI from the coding sequence GTGAATATCAAAGACATCGTAGGCTCGACGAGAGCTTATAATCTTCATTCCCATACTCAATTTTGTGACGGGCGCGCCGATATGGCGCGCTTTGTCGATGCAGCAATTGAAACCGGAATAAAACATCTCGGTTTCACACCCCATTCCCCTATTCCTATTGAATCGCCATGCAATATGAAAAAGGAAGATGTCGATGACTATATTTGCGAATTCCTTCGATTGAAAGAAGAGCATAAAGGGAAAATCGAACTTTACATGTCCATGGAAATTGATTATCTCGGGGATTGCTGGAACGCTGCCAACAAATATTTTTCTGAACTGCCTCTTGACTATCGATTAAGCTCAATACATTTTATACCTACACAGGACGGCTTGCTGGTAGATGTAGATGGCAGTTCGAAAAATTTCATAGAAAAGATGCACAGATATTTTCACGATGATATAAAATATGTCGTCGATACATTCTATGAACGGACAATCAACATGATTTTGCTTGGAGGCTTTGATATGATTGGGCATTTTGATAAAATCGGGCTGAACGCCTCGGCATATCATCCCGGTATAGAAGAAGAATCTTGGTATAAGAAACATCTTGATGACACAATCGAAGCCATTGTGGCGAGCAATGTAGTCGTTGAAGTCAACACCAAAGCATGGGAAGCCCCTGTCGGCAGTGACGAGAAGACAATCGGCACATACAAGCCAAGGCTTTTCCCGTCGGCTTCTACAATCCGAAGGCTCCATAACGCAGGTGTGACTTTCGCGGTCAACAGCGATGTCCATTACCCGGAAAGAATACTTGTAGGTCGCGATCCGGCCTTCAGAATCATCGACTCGATTTGA
- the floA gene encoding flotillin-like protein FloA (flotillin-like protein involved in membrane lipid rafts), whose protein sequence is MEITLILILIALVIIICIFFYYVPFFLWISARVSGVRISLMQLFLMRIRKVPASVIVRALIEAHKAGLNDVSRDDLEAHYLAGGNVEKVVHALVSASKANIDLGFKMATAIDLAGRDVFQAVQMSVNPKVIETPHVTAVAKDGIQLIAIARVTVRANIRQLVGGAGEDTVLARVGEGIVSSIGSSESHKQVLENPDNISKLVLRKGLDSGTAFEILSIDIADIDIGKNIGAALQIDQAQADKSIAQAKAEERRAMAIALEQEMRAKAQEARAKVIEAEAELPRAMAQAFLSGNLGIMDYYRMKNIESDTNMRQNIANPPASNK, encoded by the coding sequence ATGGAAATTACCTTAATCCTGATATTGATTGCTCTTGTAATCATTATCTGCATTTTCTTTTATTACGTGCCATTTTTTCTATGGATTTCGGCAAGAGTCAGCGGAGTGCGCATCTCACTGATGCAACTGTTTCTGATGCGTATACGAAAAGTTCCGGCATCGGTTATCGTTCGCGCTCTAATCGAAGCTCATAAGGCCGGTCTGAACGATGTTAGCCGTGACGACCTCGAAGCCCATTATCTCGCCGGAGGCAATGTAGAGAAAGTAGTGCATGCACTTGTCTCGGCATCAAAGGCCAATATCGATCTCGGTTTCAAAATGGCTACTGCCATTGACCTTGCTGGACGCGATGTGTTTCAGGCAGTCCAGATGTCTGTAAATCCAAAAGTCATTGAAACTCCCCATGTGACAGCCGTGGCGAAAGATGGTATTCAGCTTATCGCTATAGCCCGTGTGACAGTCAGAGCCAACATCCGTCAGCTTGTCGGAGGGGCAGGCGAAGATACAGTGCTTGCCCGTGTAGGTGAAGGCATCGTATCGTCTATCGGTTCTTCCGAGAGCCACAAGCAAGTGCTTGAAAACCCTGACAATATATCAAAACTCGTCCTCCGCAAGGGACTTGATTCCGGCACGGCGTTTGAAATCCTGTCAATCGACATCGCCGATATTGATATAGGTAAAAACATCGGCGCAGCCTTGCAGATAGATCAGGCTCAGGCCGACAAGAGCATAGCTCAGGCAAAGGCAGAGGAACGCAGAGCCATGGCGATTGCACTCGAACAGGAAATGAGAGCGAAAGCACAGGAAGCCCGTGCAAAGGTTATTGAGGCCGAAGCTGAACTTCCACGGGCAATGGCACAGGCATTCCTTTCAGGGAATCTTGGAATCATGGACTACTATCGCATGAAAAATATCGAATCAGACACAAATATGCGGCAGAACATAGCCAATCCTCCTGCGTCAAACAAGTAG
- the gltA gene encoding NADPH-dependent glutamate synthase, whose protein sequence is MNTDISRDAVWREELRTALTAKERTSIPRVVMPQLPADFRVKSNHEVNQGLSQGQAVLEASRCLDCPDPQCIQGCPVSINIPSFIKNIERGEILTAAKILKHTSALPAVCGRVCPQEKQCESRCIYNKMKKQPVAIGYLERFAADFERENIKANNIELRPSATEKNGMDIAVVGSGPAGLSFAGDMIKKGYNVTVYEALHEIGGVLKYGIPEFRLPNIVVEAEIDGLRAEGVNFVKDCIIGKTISYEQLHELGYDGIFVASGAGLPRFMGIPGENYIGIMSANEYLTRINLMGAGRPGEDTPVLKGNRVAVIGGGNTAMDSVRTALRQGSQKAMIVYRRSLEEMPARVEEVHHAQEEGVEFMTLCNPIEYIADEKGRVKAMRVQRMELGEPDASGRRSPVPVEGAVEEIEVDLVIVSVGVSPNPLIPNAIPQLEVSRRGTIVVNEDSMQSSIYDIYAGGDIVRGGATVILAMGDGRRAAAAMDAELRKQR, encoded by the coding sequence ATGAATACAGATATATCACGCGATGCTGTATGGCGCGAAGAACTCCGCACAGCTTTAACGGCAAAAGAGCGCACATCAATTCCGCGTGTCGTCATGCCACAGCTCCCGGCTGACTTCCGGGTGAAATCAAATCATGAAGTCAATCAAGGTCTATCTCAAGGACAGGCAGTGCTTGAAGCCTCGCGCTGCCTTGATTGCCCCGACCCCCAGTGTATTCAAGGCTGCCCGGTATCAATCAATATCCCGTCATTCATCAAGAATATCGAACGCGGTGAAATTCTGACCGCTGCCAAAATCCTCAAACATACAAGTGCACTTCCTGCTGTCTGCGGACGTGTATGTCCACAGGAAAAGCAATGTGAATCACGTTGTATCTACAATAAGATGAAGAAACAGCCCGTCGCTATCGGTTATCTTGAACGCTTTGCCGCTGATTTTGAACGTGAGAATATAAAGGCAAACAATATTGAACTACGGCCTTCTGCGACTGAAAAAAACGGAATGGACATTGCGGTTGTCGGTTCCGGACCTGCCGGCCTTTCATTCGCAGGCGACATGATAAAAAAAGGTTACAACGTCACGGTCTACGAAGCGCTTCACGAAATCGGAGGTGTGCTTAAGTACGGCATACCCGAATTCCGTCTACCAAACATTGTTGTTGAAGCTGAGATAGACGGACTCCGTGCCGAAGGCGTTAATTTTGTCAAAGACTGCATAATTGGTAAAACTATTTCATACGAGCAGCTCCATGAATTGGGCTACGACGGCATCTTTGTTGCCTCAGGTGCGGGCCTTCCCCGCTTCATGGGTATTCCCGGTGAAAATTATATCGGAATCATGTCGGCCAATGAATACCTCACACGCATCAATCTGATGGGTGCAGGCCGTCCCGGCGAAGACACGCCGGTTCTCAAAGGCAACCGTGTCGCCGTTATTGGAGGAGGAAATACGGCTATGGACTCTGTTCGTACAGCGCTGCGTCAAGGCTCGCAGAAAGCAATGATCGTTTATCGCCGCAGCCTCGAAGAAATGCCTGCACGCGTCGAAGAAGTGCACCATGCGCAAGAAGAAGGCGTTGAATTTATGACGCTATGCAATCCAATCGAATATATCGCCGATGAAAAAGGCCGTGTCAAAGCCATGCGTGTTCAGCGGATGGAACTTGGAGAACCTGATGCTTCAGGCCGCAGATCGCCCGTGCCAGTTGAAGGAGCCGTTGAAGAAATCGAAGTCGACCTCGTTATTGTCAGCGTAGGTGTCTCCCCTAACCCGCTTATTCCTAATGCAATTCCTCAACTTGAGGTCTCACGTCGCGGAACAATCGTAGTCAATGAAGATAGTATGCAATCTTCGATCTACGACATTTACGCCGGAGGAGACATTGTCCGTGGTGGCGCGACGGTGATTCTCGCTATGGGCGACGGACGCAGGGCTGCAGCAGCAATGGACGCGGAACTCAGAAAACAAAGATAA
- a CDS encoding sulfide/dihydroorotate dehydrogenase-like FAD/NAD-binding protein yields the protein MYKIVEKEHFSENVVKLIVEAPMIAQSRRPGHFVIVRTGEGGERIPLTISAADTVKGTITLVVQAIGESTRKICALEIGDCFTDIVGPLGQATHIENVGTVVCCGGGVGVAPLLPIIKAMKEAGNRVVSILAARTSDLIILEKEVSEYSDEVIIMTDDGSKGQKGLVTAGVESVINREKVDLVVAIGPAVMMKFVSLTTKKYDIPTMVSLNTIMVDGTGMCGACRVTVDGKTKFVCIDGPEFDAHKVDFDEMIMRLRAYN from the coding sequence ATGTATAAGATAGTAGAGAAAGAACATTTCTCTGAAAATGTAGTAAAGCTTATCGTTGAAGCCCCGATGATAGCCCAATCGCGCCGTCCGGGCCATTTTGTAATCGTGCGCACTGGCGAAGGAGGCGAAAGGATACCTCTTACAATATCGGCTGCTGATACCGTAAAAGGCACTATCACTTTGGTGGTTCAGGCTATAGGCGAGAGCACACGTAAAATATGTGCACTGGAAATCGGAGATTGCTTTACGGACATTGTAGGCCCTCTCGGACAGGCAACACATATCGAGAATGTCGGCACAGTCGTATGCTGTGGCGGCGGAGTCGGTGTAGCGCCGCTTCTACCGATAATAAAAGCTATGAAAGAAGCCGGCAATCGAGTGGTATCTATACTTGCAGCCCGCACATCTGATCTGATTATTCTCGAAAAAGAAGTATCTGAATACAGCGATGAAGTAATTATCATGACTGATGACGGCTCAAAGGGACAAAAAGGGCTGGTGACGGCAGGTGTCGAATCGGTCATAAATAGAGAGAAAGTGGATCTTGTCGTAGCTATCGGGCCGGCCGTGATGATGAAGTTCGTGTCTCTGACCACAAAGAAATATGATATTCCCACAATGGTATCGCTCAACACTATAATGGTTGATGGAACAGGAATGTGTGGGGCATGCCGTGTGACTGTTGATGGAAAGACAAAATTTGTATGTATCGACGGTCCTGAATTCGACGCTCACAAAGTAGATTTCGATGAAATGATAATGCGGCTTAGAGCATACAATTGA
- a CDS encoding RHS repeat domain-containing protein, with translation MKVIIFLIASVFGIFAHANDLDMFCLKGPVDSVCIIMNDAGLEWQNEFCFDEQGFLVEMDGGDIDCKRDGFGRMISIIVEDAYEDNEEAFTTIEMHLTYDRAGRVSKVKSMSADEIWTQNYRYDHNGLLKERDYDSVDQDEALKYTYLKFDDYGNWTKRVEKLQSMDSEIIQIRNITYRK, from the coding sequence ATGAAAGTAATTATTTTTTTAATAGCCTCTGTCTTTGGCATTTTCGCTCATGCGAATGACCTTGACATGTTCTGTCTGAAAGGCCCGGTCGATTCGGTATGTATCATAATGAACGATGCCGGCCTCGAATGGCAAAATGAATTTTGTTTTGACGAACAAGGCTTTCTTGTCGAGATGGACGGAGGTGATATTGATTGCAAACGCGACGGCTTTGGCCGTATGATTTCGATTATTGTCGAGGACGCATACGAAGACAATGAAGAAGCCTTTACGACGATTGAAATGCACCTGACATATGACAGAGCCGGACGTGTGTCAAAAGTAAAATCAATGTCGGCAGACGAAATCTGGACACAGAATTACCGCTATGACCACAATGGTCTTCTTAAGGAGCGTGATTACGATAGTGTTGATCAAGACGAGGCGTTAAAATACACTTACCTGAAGTTTGATGATTACGGGAACTGGACAAAACGCGTCGAAAAGTTACAGTCAATGGACTCTGAGATCATCCAGATACGCAATATAACATATCGAAAATAG
- a CDS encoding MATE family efflux transporter, which translates to METGTTEISKLKELSDAPIGRLLWKYSLPAVVGMLVMSLYNVIDRIFIGQWVGPDAIAGLAITFPVMNLSAAFGVLIGAGGSARISILFGSRDYKGASTVLGNALVILSVIICCYLTLYAIFIDDILIAFGASEVTLPYARDFMLYILPGMFMTNFSFTFNNFMRASGYPVRAMVTMFIGALCNLALAPFFIYYLEWGIKGAAIATDISMTLSAFFVLSHFFSSKSTLHFKTEKEMYRVRLRVILPVLSIGAAPSMVNAAACFINVIINKSLYVHGGDTAVAAAGIFTTYTSLMTMVVVGICQGMQPIVGYNYGAGKIHRLRRAYWLAVGVSTCIVSIGQLAGLTIPEQIGRAFTTDAGLISETARCLHISLLAFTVVGFQVVSTTLFQSIGKASASIFLSLARQVLFLIPLLLILPPEFGLDGVWAAFPTSDLIATAVTCLMVAYQFAQFRKREKELSVA; encoded by the coding sequence ATGGAAACCGGTACAACTGAAATAAGTAAACTTAAAGAATTGAGCGATGCACCGATAGGGAGGCTTTTATGGAAATACAGTCTTCCTGCAGTCGTGGGTATGCTCGTTATGTCGCTTTATAACGTCATAGATCGTATATTTATAGGTCAGTGGGTCGGTCCGGATGCTATAGCCGGACTTGCGATAACATTTCCTGTCATGAATTTGTCGGCTGCCTTCGGTGTCCTTATCGGTGCGGGAGGATCGGCACGCATTTCGATACTTTTCGGTTCGCGTGATTATAAAGGAGCAAGCACGGTGCTCGGAAATGCACTTGTTATACTGTCTGTCATAATCTGTTGCTACCTCACATTGTACGCCATATTCATCGACGACATTCTTATTGCTTTTGGCGCAAGTGAGGTTACTCTTCCTTATGCCCGCGATTTCATGTTATACATACTCCCGGGTATGTTTATGACCAACTTCTCCTTCACCTTTAATAATTTTATGCGTGCGTCGGGCTATCCGGTGCGTGCGATGGTGACAATGTTTATCGGGGCGTTGTGCAATCTGGCGCTTGCGCCGTTTTTCATCTATTATCTTGAGTGGGGTATAAAAGGTGCAGCCATAGCAACAGATATATCAATGACGCTTTCTGCATTTTTTGTGTTGTCTCATTTTTTTTCATCAAAAAGCACATTGCATTTCAAGACTGAAAAAGAAATGTATCGGGTTCGTTTGCGTGTTATCCTCCCGGTGCTGTCGATTGGAGCTGCTCCGTCGATGGTAAATGCAGCCGCATGCTTTATTAATGTCATTATAAATAAATCTCTATATGTTCACGGTGGAGACACTGCTGTGGCGGCCGCTGGAATTTTTACGACTTATACTTCTCTCATGACTATGGTCGTGGTCGGCATCTGCCAGGGAATGCAACCGATTGTGGGCTATAATTATGGCGCAGGGAAGATACATCGTCTCCGCCGTGCTTACTGGCTTGCCGTTGGGGTCTCGACCTGTATAGTTTCCATCGGCCAGCTTGCAGGTCTGACAATTCCGGAGCAGATTGGGCGTGCATTTACGACGGATGCCGGTTTGATATCAGAAACAGCGCGATGCCTACACATATCACTGCTCGCATTCACTGTTGTAGGTTTTCAGGTTGTTTCTACCACTTTGTTCCAATCTATCGGTAAGGCATCTGCATCCATATTCCTCTCTCTGGCGCGTCAGGTACTTTTCCTGATACCTCTTCTGCTGATTCTTCCCCCTGAATTCGGACTTGATGGCGTATGGGCTGCATTTCCGACTTCAGATCTTATAGCCACTGCTGTCACATGCTTAATGGTGGCATATCAGTTCGCGCAATTCCGTAAGCGCGAAAAAGAACTTTCGGTTGCCTGA
- a CDS encoding ion channel — MHQQFQLSESRQKVMRTMHFGVIILSMLMITLITLDTLRNVSFLADSTYLRVQFWCCLFFIADVFIEMSFAPKRWLYFRNHALFLLISIPYLNIIHHFDIHVDGHVQYILRFVPMIRTAYVFTIVTGVTASVRWAKNMLITYMIVLIVAVYFCSLTFFVSEHEVNPSVPDYWSSLLWSIMSLTTAGCSIHAMTVTGRVLGVVLSAVGLIFFPIFTVFLTDSYANQSNSDDNDAHSTSMSSGNISAGASSEAPKTVANNKSRNQAE, encoded by the coding sequence ATGCACCAACAGTTTCAATTAAGCGAATCCCGGCAGAAAGTGATGCGGACAATGCACTTCGGCGTCATCATCCTTTCGATGCTTATGATTACGCTTATTACTCTTGATACGCTCCGCAATGTGTCGTTTCTTGCCGACAGTACATATCTGCGTGTGCAGTTTTGGTGTTGTCTTTTCTTTATTGCAGATGTATTTATCGAGATGAGCTTTGCCCCAAAGCGATGGCTGTATTTCAGAAATCATGCCTTGTTTCTGCTCATATCTATTCCTTATCTGAATATAATCCATCATTTTGACATACATGTAGACGGTCACGTGCAATATATATTACGATTCGTGCCGATGATACGGACGGCTTATGTATTTACGATTGTAACAGGGGTGACCGCTTCGGTCAGATGGGCTAAAAACATGCTGATTACGTATATGATAGTCCTTATCGTGGCTGTGTATTTTTGCTCACTCACATTTTTTGTATCCGAACACGAGGTCAATCCGTCAGTCCCTGACTACTGGTCATCGCTTCTATGGTCGATAATGAGTCTTACGACTGCCGGATGTTCAATACATGCCATGACGGTTACAGGCCGTGTACTCGGAGTGGTGTTGTCGGCTGTGGGGCTGATTTTCTTCCCGATTTTTACGGTTTTTCTTACCGATAGTTATGCCAATCAGTCAAATTCAGATGACAATGATGCACATTCCACATCAATGTCATCAGGAAATATATCGGCTGGAGCCTCTTCAGAGGCTCCTAAAACTGTTGCCAATAACAAATCCCGCAATCAGGCCGAATGA
- a CDS encoding DUF5606 family protein: MLKTVLSISGRPGLYRLVNRGKNMLIVESISTKKRTPAYAHDKVISLGDISIYTETDDVPLTDVLEAVKEKNGGQPVDIKAIGDDVAVREYFAEILPDFDRERVYTSDIKKLLTWYNLLLEGGITEFADKEASAPEVESAPESEEK; the protein is encoded by the coding sequence ATGCTCAAAACAGTCCTTTCAATATCAGGCCGTCCCGGTCTCTACCGTTTGGTCAACCGTGGTAAGAATATGCTTATCGTTGAGTCGATCTCGACTAAAAAACGCACTCCGGCCTATGCTCACGACAAGGTTATTTCTCTTGGCGACATCTCAATCTACACTGAAACTGACGATGTGCCTCTGACTGATGTGCTTGAGGCAGTCAAGGAAAAGAACGGTGGTCAGCCGGTAGACATCAAAGCTATTGGTGACGATGTGGCCGTGCGTGAGTACTTCGCAGAGATTCTCCCGGATTTTGATCGTGAAAGAGTTTACACGTCAGACATCAAGAAGCTCCTCACTTGGTATAATCTTCTTCTTGAAGGCGGCATCACTGAGTTTGCCGATAAGGAAGCATCTGCACCTGAAGTGGAATCAGCCCCCGAAAGCGAGGAGAAGTGA
- a CDS encoding hemerythrin domain-containing protein gives MRNNRLFTAKDSVVELIEHDYNVLTVLSRFSLPLGFGQKSIGELCDESGIHTDAFLLIINFLLTGEIDSASIMKVSPADVVYFLHNSHDYYLSYKLPHIRVNLISALDDSHGDINPIIVKFFDDYTELVRQHFNYEENVVFPYVRKLSEHVDSDYSIDVFRRHHDDEIEEKLSELKNIILRYYSTSMPFRMYDALADIYNCEEDLKSHSRIENDILVPMISKIEGRN, from the coding sequence GTGAGAAACAACAGACTTTTTACCGCCAAGGACAGTGTGGTCGAGTTGATAGAACATGACTACAACGTCCTCACTGTCCTTAGCCGTTTTTCTCTTCCATTGGGATTTGGCCAGAAATCCATCGGAGAGCTCTGCGATGAGTCTGGCATTCATACTGATGCGTTCTTGCTGATAATCAATTTTCTTCTCACAGGAGAAATAGATTCTGCTTCAATTATGAAAGTCAGCCCGGCCGATGTGGTTTATTTCCTCCATAACTCCCATGATTACTATCTCTCCTATAAACTTCCGCACATAAGGGTCAATCTGATTTCGGCTCTTGATGACAGTCACGGCGACATAAATCCTATTATTGTCAAGTTTTTTGATGATTATACCGAGCTTGTGCGTCAGCATTTCAATTATGAAGAAAATGTCGTGTTCCCATATGTGCGAAAACTATCCGAGCATGTCGATTCGGATTACAGCATAGATGTGTTCAGACGTCATCATGATGATGAGATTGAAGAGAAACTTTCTGAACTGAAAAACATCATATTGCGTTATTATTCCACCTCTATGCCATTCAGGATGTATGACGCTTTGGCTGACATATATAATTGTGAGGAAGATTTAAAGTCGCATTCACGAATCGAAAACGATATATTGGTGCCAATGATTTCAAAAATCGAAGGCCGTAACTAA